The following nucleotide sequence is from Allocatelliglobosispora scoriae.
GGCAGGTCGACGAAGTAGCCGGGCCCGTTGGGCGGAAGCTGGCTGTAGGGGTAGTAGGTCACCGCGACGTAGGCACAGGCGAGCAGCGCCCCGATCGCCGTACCCCACGAGGCGACCAGGCTGGTCCGCCCGCTGTCCACGGGACGCCGCCACATCGGGCGCAGACCCGGTACGAGCGCGAAGAGCGCCACGATCAGCAGCGGCCAGGCCCAGAGGAACCGGTTGATCCCGACGACCGTGAAGATCGCCCAGCCCAGCAGCTCGACCATGAACCCGACGACGGAGCCCCACGCCAGATCCGACAGCAGCGATTCCGAGAAGCCGAGCATCCGCCGATAGATCAGCGTGCCCGGCAGCACCACGGCGAGCGCGAAGTACGCCGTGTAGACGACGATCGGCACGAAAGGCGTACCCGTCGCCACCAGCATCGCCCAGGCGCCGAGCACCCCGACCACGACAGGCGCGTAGGGGGCGACGCCCCGACCCGTCCTCGATTCATCGATCAATGTCGCCCCGGTTTCTGACACCGGAACCCCCTGTCAACATGAGCACGACTCGGCTCGGCCGCCGAGTGATGTTATACGGCGGTGGACTCGCCCGGCGCCACCGGCCTGGGCAGCCAAAAGTCTTTTGTCCGGTTCACCGGGGACGTTCCGCCACCCCGGTCCACCCGTTCTCGCGGGGTAAGCGGCTAAAGGTCCGACGGATCGGTGTTCGCTCCGCACAGGATGACCGCGACCCGCTCGTCCGGCTCCGGCCGGTAGACACCGCTGGTCAGCGCGGCCAGCGCAGCCGCGGCGCCGTGCTCGACCACGATCCGCCGCTCCTGCCAGAGCCGCCGACGGGCCTCGATGATCTCCTCGTCCGCGACGAGCACGCTCTGCACCCCGGTCCGCACCGCCACCGCGTAGGCGATGTCGCCGATCCGGCGCGCCCCGAGCGAATCGGCGGCGATCCCGGAGACCGCCACGTCGACCGGCCCGCCCCGATCCAAGGCCGTGTGCAGGGTCGGAATCGTCACCGGCTCGACGGCGACCACCCGAGCGACACCCTCGACCGCTGCCGCCACCCCGGCCATCAGGCCACCGCCGCCGACCGCGACGACGATCGTGTCGACTCCGGCACCCCGCCCGGCAACCTGCAGCAGCAGCTCGGTGGCGGTCGTGCCCGCCCCGGCGACGATCTCGGGCTGGTCGTAGGCGTGGCAGTAGACGGCACCGGTGTCGGCGGCGAACTTCACCGCGGCCTCGTAGGCGACGGCGTACTCGCTGCCGTGCTGCACCACCGTGGCGCCCATCGCCCGCAGCTTCGCGACCTTCACCGCGGGCGCCGTCTCGGGCACGAAGACCGTCGCCGCCACCCCGATCGCCCGCGCGGCGTAGGCGTTGGCGAGGCCCGCGTTGCCGCCCGAGGCGACCACGATGCCGCCGGTCGCCGTCAGCTCGCCGCTCTCCCGCGCGCCCAGCACGCGGTTGACGGCGCCACGCGCCTTGAAACTGCCCGTGTGCTGCAGGTATTCGAGCTTCAGCCAGCTGGTCGGCCGGTCACCCTCGATCAGTGGGGTACGCCGGACGCGGCCGGCGATCCGCACCGTGGCGGCGTCGACGTCATCACGTGTGATCACCGGCTCACCGTACTAGGCAGACCCGGCCCGGCCGTCGCAGCGACATAGCATCGATCCATGACCGAGGTACTGCGCTACTCCGCCTTCGCGACCGACCCCGATGCCGGGAACCCCGCCGGGATCGTCCTCGACGCCGAGGCGCTCACCGCCGACGAGATGCTGGCGATCGCCGCCGAGGTGGGCTACTCGGAGACGGCGTTCCTGAGCCCGCTGCCAGGGGACGATCGCCGCTACGCGGTGCGCTACTTCAGCCCGCAGGTGGAGGTGCCGTTCTGCGGGCACGCGACGATCGCGTCCGCAGTCGCCGTCGCCGAGCGGTTCGGTCCGGGGACCCTGCACTTCGAGACGAAGGCCGGGCTGATCGTGATCGAGACCAGCCTCGACGGGGACGGCCAGCCCACGGCCACCCTGACCAGCGTGCCGACCTCGGTGTCGCCGATCGCCGGTGCCGACCTCGACGCCCTGCTCGACGCACTCGGCTGGGCACCGGACGACCTCGACCCGGCGCTGCCGCCGATGGTCGGTTACGCCGGTGCGTTCCACCCCGTGCTGGCGGCCGGCACCCGGGAACGGCTCGCCGCGCTGGACTACGACTTCGACGCCCTGCGCGACCTCATGCTCAGCCGGGACTGGACCACGATCGCGCTGGTGTGGCGGGAGTCGGCGACCACCTTCCACGTACGGAACCCGTTCCCGGTCGGCGGAGTCGTCGAGGACCCGGCGACCGGGGCCGCCGCGGCGGCGTTCGGCGGTTATCTGCGCAGCCTGGAGCTGGTGGATCCGCCGGTGACGCTGACGCTGCACCAGGGCGAGGACCTGGGCCGCCCCGGCCTGCTCACGGTCGGCATCCCCGCGGACGCCGACACCGTCCGCGTCACCGGCAACGCCGTAGCCATGCCCGCCTGACACCCGCGCACACCGCGCACACCGCGCACACCGCGCACCCCGCGCACCCCGCGCACCCCGCGCACCCCGCGCACCCCGCGCACCCCGCGCACCCCGCGCACCCCGCGCACCCACGCACCCACGCACCCACGCACCCACGCACCCACGCACCCACGCACCCACGCACCCACGCACCCACGGCATGATCGCGTTACTTCCCACATTTATCGCGAATCTTGACCACGCGAGGGGCCTATTTCCGGGAAGCAGCACGATCATGCGGCGCGGGGGCGACGGATAGCACCAACTCTTGAAGAGTTGCGGCGATCTTGGTGGGCGAGGACGGGCTTGGTGGGCGGGCTTGGGCTCAGGGGAGCAGGAGGAGCTTGCCGGTGGTGCGGCGGCCCGCCAGGTCGGTGTGGGCTCGGGCCGCCTCGGCGAGCGGGTAGCGCTCGGTGATGCTCACCGCGAGCGTCTTGTCCGCCACCCAGCCGAGCACATCGGACGACCGGCGCAGCAGTTCCTCACGCTCGACGATGAAGTGGCCCAACGTCGGCCGGATCAGCGAAATGGAGCCCGACGCCATCAACCGCATCGGGTCGAAGGGCGGCACGGGACCGCTCGCTCCGCCGAAGAGGGCCAGCGTGCCGCGCAGGTGCAGGCTGGCGAGGCTGGCGTCGAAGGTCTGCGCACCCACACCGTCATAAACGGCGGCGACTCCCCGGCCACCGGTGAGGCGGCGCACCTCGGCGGCGAGATCGTCGACCTCGGTGTAGCGGATCACCTCGGCGGCACCGGCGGCGCGAGCCAGCTCCTCCTTGGCGGCGGTGGAGGTGGTGCCGATGACCCGCCCGCCGAGGTGGGTGATGAGCTGGGTCAGCAGCAACCCCATGCCACCGGCGGCGGCGTGGACGAGGATGGCGTCGCCGGGCCGCACCGGGTAGACATCGTGCGTCAGAGCGTGTGCCGTCATGCCCTGGAGCAGCACACCTGCTGCCGTCTCGTCGTCGACGCCGTCGGGCAGCGGGACGAGGAGCTTGGCGGGGACGACGGCGCGTTCTGCGTACCCCCCGGGGTGGCTGACCCAGCCGACGCGGTCACCCACCGCGAGGCCGGTGACCCCCGGACCGAGGTCGGCGACGCGGCCCGCGGCCTCGACGCCGGGGATGTAGGGCAGCGCGACCGGGTAGCGGCCCTCGCGGTGATAGATGTCGATGAAGTTGACCCCGGCCGCGGTGATCTCGACGGCGACCTCACCGGGCCCCGGCTGCGGTGCGTCGACCTCGGTGGCGACGAGTACCTCCGGTCCGCCCGGCTCGGTGATCTGGATTGCGCGCATCGGTCTGCTCTCCTCCTGTGCTGGATCGTCCTGCTCGACAGTGCCAACGATGGTGGGGCGCCAACGCTTCCGGGTGTGGCACAGAGCATCGCCACCGCAGCCGGACGCCCGCTCAGCTCGCGCTGGCGAGTGCGAGCGGCAGCACCGCCGCCGCTCCGGCGAGCCGCAGCTCGCGGGCGGCGAGCGCCATCGTCCACCCCGAGTCGACGAGATCGTCGACGAGCAGCACGGGACCGCCGAGGCCCGCGAGGGCATCGGCCACTTCGGACCCCACGACGAAGGAACCGTGCAGCGAGCGCACCCGCTGGGCACTGTTGACGCTGGCCGGAGCCGCGTCACCGGTCTGGTCGATCGTGCCGAGCAGCGGCAGCCGACCGACCCGGGAGACGTGCTCCGCGACGCTCGTGACGAGGCGGGATCGGCGGCGCGAGGCGAGCATCACGACACCGCGCGGCCGCTCGGGCCACGGGTCGTCGCCGTGTGCCCAGGCCTTGAGCACCTCGATCACCGCGGCGAGCACCTCGGGCGTCGCGACTGTATCGGGTGTCCCCTCGGCGAGCAGCTCCCGCAGCCGGGCTCCCCAGCCGAGGTCGGTGAGCCGCCCGACGGCTCGGCCCGGCCACGCCTGCTCGTCTGCCGGAATCCGTCCGCTGAGCGGCACCCCCACTGCGGCGAGACCGGTCGGCCACAGCTTGCGCGGCTCGATCTGCAGGCCGGGACGGCCGAGGAAGGAGTATGCGGCGTCGAGCGCCGCCGCCGAGACCTCGGCGCTGAGTCCCGACCCGGTGCAGCGGTCGCAGCGTCCGCACGGCGCAGCCGCCGGGTCGTCGAGGCAGCGGCGGAGGAACTCCATCCGGCAGCCGGTGAGCTTGGCGTAGTCGCGCATCGACTGCTGCTCGGCCGAACGGGCGGCGACGATGCGCTGGTGGCGCTCGGTGTCATAGCGCCAGGGCTCGCCGGTCGAGGTCCAGCCGCCACGGACCTTGCGGACCGCGCCGTCGACGTCGAGGACCTTGAGCATCAGCTCCAGCCGGGCCCGGCGCAGCTCGACCTGGACCTCCAGGGCCGGGGTCGAGAGTGGACGATCGGAGGTCGCGAGCGCGTCGAGGACCCGCCGCACCTGCTCCTCCGGCGGGAAGGCGAGTGAGGCGAAGTATTTCCAGATCGCCTCGTCCTCGGAGCCGGGCAGGAGCACCACCTCGGCGCTCGCCACGGCCCGGCCGGCCCGGCCGACCTGCTGGTAATAGGCGATCGGCGAGGCGGGCGCGCCGAGGTGCACGACGAAGCCGAGGTCGGGCTTGTCGAAGCCCATGCCCAGCGCGGAGGTGGCGACGAGGGCCTTGAGCTTGTTGTCGAGCAGGTCGCGCTCGGCGACCCGCCGATCGGCGTCCTCGGACTGTCCGGTGTAGACGGCAACCGGGTAGCCCCGCGCCCCGAGGAACTCGGCGGTCTCGTGGGCGGCGGCGATGGTGAGGGTGTAGATGATGCCGGATCCGGGCAGCTCGTCGAGGCGGTCGGCGAGCCAGCCGAGCCGGTGCGCGGCCGATGGCAGCGAGATCACGCCGAGGCGCAGCGACTCGCGGTCGAGCGGGCCGCGCAGCACCAGCGCCTCGCCGAGCTGCTCGGCGACGTCGGCGGTGACCCGCTCGTTGGCGGTGGCGGTCGTCGCGAGGACCGGGGTGCCCGGCGTGAGCTCGGCGAGCATCGTCCGCAGGCGGCGATAGTCGGGCCGGAAATCGTGCCCCCAGTCGGAGACGCAGTGCGCCTCGTCGACGACGAGCAGCCCGGTGGTCGCGGCGAGCTTGGGCAGGACCGAGTCGCGGAAGTCGGGGTTGTTGAGCCGCTCGGGGCTGATCAGCAGCACGTCGACCGAGCCGTCGGCGATCTCGGCGGTGATCTCGTCCCACTCGTCGAGGTTGGCCGAGTTGATCGTGCGGGCCTGCACTCCGGCGCGGGCCGCCGCCTCGACCTGGTTGCGCATCAGCGCCAGCAGCGGCGAGACGATAACGGTCGGCCCGTGACCACGCGCTCGCAGCAGCGCCGTGGCGACGAAGTAGACCGCGGACTTGCCCCAGCCCGTGCGCTGGACGCAGAGCACCCGCCGCCCCTCGATGAGTGCCTCGATCGCGCGCCACTGGTCCTCGCGAAGCCTGGCGTCGTCTCCGGCGAGGCGCCGAAGCACCGCCTCGGCCTGGTCCCTGACTGCTGTGTCGACCGCCATGCGCCCAGTTCTATCACCCCACCCCGACACCCGCCGGGAGCTGACCGTCGGGGCGGTACCGCGGGAGATGGTTCTCACACGATTCCGCGAAGATGCTCACCTACCCTGGCCTGCACCTTCGGCTACCGCTGGACATATATCGATCTGCGACTACGCTCGGGGAGATGTCGCAGCCCGGGCCGATCCTGTGGGGTTTTCTGGCGATATTCACTGCCCTCGGGATCCTGGCTCTGATCCGGATGATCCGGGTCCAGCGGCGGCGGCAGTCCAGCTTCGACGACCGTCCGGTGATCCGCGACGAGGACGACGTGGTGATCGACCCGGACGGGCTGGAGGCGATCGCCGCCAACGCAGTCGTCGCTGCTCAGCGAGCCGCGATCGTCGCCGCCGAGGCGCTCGCGGAGCATGCCGAGGCCGAGGCGCTGCGCGACGCCGTCTGGCAGGAGCACGGCATCGCCGCCCGGGCGCTCGAGACCGCCACCACGGCGACCGGCTCCTTCCCCGTCATCAGCTCCGTCTCCGGCACCGATCAGAAGGAGATATCGCGGGCGGCTCGGGCGGCGTACCGTCGGGGGGAGATCTCCGTCGATGAGCTGCAGGCCGTCTGGCAGCGCGTGGGCGGCTGGGACCCGGTCTGGGCGCAGCGCGCGCACGAGCTGGCGAAGCTGCGCGCCGACGGCGCCGAGACCTGGCGGCGCTACGAGCTCGCCGCCCTCGCGGAGCGCGCGGCCCGGATGCGGGCGGACGTCGCCGTGATCGCGGCCCGCGCCCTCGCCGACGAGGCAGCCGAGGCGGCCCGCGAGGCCGAACTCTCCCATCGCCCCTGAGCGAAAAGGCATAAAATCGGGGGGAATGAGGGAGGCGATCGTATGACGGTGACCGGACGGGTCCTGGGTACGCTGCCGGCTTCTGATCTGGCACGCGCCAAGGACTTCTACGCACGCAATCTCGGCCTCAAACCGGTCAAGGAGACCGATGCGGGCCTCGTCTTCGAGTGCGGCGACAACAGCCGCATCCTGCTGTTCCCGTCGACCGGGCGGGCCAGCGGCGACCACACGCAGGCGGTCTTCGAGGTCGCCGACGTGTCCGGCGAGGTGGCGACGATGAAGGCGAACGGCATCACCTTCGAGGAGTTCGACCTGCCGGGCATGAGGACCGAGGACGGGGTCGTGACGATGGAGGGCGTCGAGTCGGCGTTCTTCCACGACTCGGAGGGCAACCTGATCTGCATCAGCCAGCACGTCGACGTCTGAGCGCAGGCGCGGTGCGGGCCGGCGCTGCGCGGTGATCACGTCTGGTTCAGGGAATCCGACGTGATCACCGCAGTAGGCATTGACTTACATCATTTCAATTGCCACCATCGCCCCAATCGGTAAGCATCACGTCCCACTCCGGGACTGCCGACGATCGGCGCTTATAGCCGACGCCTCACCCCACTCCTTGAAGGATCCTTAACCAGTCCCCATCAGGACACATTCATTGAGATGACCATCGCGGACTCCTACGATGCCATTCATGATCAGCCCCATGGCTAACGCGATGAGTCTCCGTGGCTCAATACTTTGATCTAGTCATTCGCTGTCCCGCCTGCATCGCAGACGGCAAGGATGGCAAAGTCCCTGCTCCGTGGTATCACCACTCCTGCGGCGGCGGCCTGCAGATCGGTGATGATGCGAACTACCGTTGCAAACGATGCAACGTGTCAAGTCACGTGCAAAACTGGCGGTACGCGTGCGAGGCGCACGAATCAGATTTCCGCCCGACCAGTTCGGCGCACCTGGCGAATGCCGTTTCCACCGCAGGACAGATAACCAGCATCGCCGGCCGGCAATGGTTATTGACATTCCTGCAGAACCTAGGCGACTGGTGACGATCGGGTATGTCGGTCGTCTATCACCGGCTCTATTTCAGCTGCCCGGCCTGCGCCGCCAGCGGGCAGCGGGCCGGGCCTCCCACCTACTGGTACCACTCCGACTGCGACGGCCCCCTGGACATCGGGAGCGACGCGACGGTCCGGTGCTCCCGATGCTATTTCGCCAGCCATATCCGGCACTGGCGGTACTCCTGCGCCAATCACCAGGGTGACTACCGCAGCACCACCTCGTCCCACTTCGCGAGCTCCATGAGCATGTCCGCGGCCCTCCTCGCCGCAGGGGGTCGCTCGTGGCTCATCAGCATCCTCGGCAACCTCTCAGATTGGTAGGCGCGTGACCGATATGTTCGAACAGGCCCCCGCCGGCGTGGTTCGCCTGACGGCCGCCGTCGATGAGCCACGACACCGCGGCATGCACCTGGCCGCGGTCTGCACCGCCGTCGCCGAGCAGCTCGGCGTCGCCACGGTGATCGCGACCAAGCCGGTCCATGCCCGCCTGGTCAATCCGCGGACGGGGGAGCAGGGCTTCGCCCGGCTGCACATCTCGGACGAGGTCAAGCCGACGACCATCGCGGCGCAGGGCTACATCCTGCGCAATGCCGGGGCGGTCGAGGGCGACGACCTCGACATCGAGCTCTGGGATCCGATCACACAGGCCGCCCCGGCGACGTCGATCACCCTGCACCGGGTCGACAGCGGGCTGAGTTTCGGCGACGGACGGGAGCAGGCGCACAACACCCGGCAGCGGCTCACCGATTCGGCGCTGTCGCTCACCGTGGGGCACGGTTTCTCGCTGCCGCTCGGCGGTGGTGAGGCCACCTTCGAGGTGACCGCCGCCGAGCCCGCCGCGGCAGCGGTGCGCTGCACGAGCGAGACCGAGGTCGTCATCGCCCTCCCGGACTCCGATCACCTGACCGGCTCCACCAACCGGCCGGTGCCGCAACGCGCCGTCTTCGACGACATCGGCGGCCTGGACGGTCCGCTCCAGCAGATCGCGGAGCTCGTCGTCTGGCCGGCCAAGTACCCGGAGCTGTTCGAGCGGCTCGGCATCCGGACGGCGCGAGGGATCATCCTGCACGGCCCTCCCGGCAACGGGAAGACCCTGCTGGCCCGCTCGGTGGCGCGGCTGCTCGGCGCGAGCTTCTTCGCCGTCAACGGGCCCGAGGTCCTGTCGAAGTTCTACGGGGAGAGCGAGCAGCGGCTGCGCAAGGTCTTCGAGGACGCCGCACGCGAACAGCCGAGCGTGATCTTCCTCGACGAACTCGACTCCCTGGCCCCCTCCCGGGACAACGTCTCCGGGGACCTGGAAGTACGCCTGGTGAGCCAGCTCCTCACCCTCATGGACGGCCTCACCGATCGCGGGCAGGTGGTCGTGATCGGTGCGACCAACCGGCCCTCCGCCATCGATCCGGCGCTGCGCCGGCCGGGGCGGTTCGACCGCGAGGTCGAGATCGGACCGCCCGACCACGACGGCCGCCACGCCATCCTGCTGGTGCACACGAGGGAGATCCCGCTCGCGGACGACGTCGACCTCATGGCGATCGCGGAGATGACCGTCGGCTACGTCGGCGCGGACCTGGCGAGCCTCTGCCAGGAAGCGGCGATGGCCTCGGCCCGCCGCACCCTCGACGACCATCGGCGGCAGGCCGCGGTCGGGGACGCACTGCCGGTCGCCGCGGTCAGCGTCTGCCAGGCGGACTTCGTCGAAGGGCTCCGCCACGTGCAGCCGTCCGCGTTCCGCGAGCAGCGTCAGGTGGTGGTGGGTCCGGACTGGGACGACCTCGTCGGACTGGCGAACGCCAAACGCGCCCTCACCGAGCTGATCGACTGGCCCATGAGCAAGAGCACGAGCCTCAAGCAGCTCGGCATCGACCTCGGCGGCGGGATCATGCTCTCGGGACCGGCCCTCAGCGGCAAGACCGCGCTCGTCGCGGCTCTCGCCAAACGGCTCTCCGCATCGCTGATCCACCTGCCCAGCGTCGACTTGCTGAGCCCGTGGGTCGGCGAGAGCGAGCGCCTGGTCCGCAACGCATTCACGAAGGCCCGCCACGCGTCGCCGAGCATCGTGCTGATCGACAACTTCGAGCAGCTCGCCGCGGCCGGCTCCGACCTCTCCCGCCGAGTCCTGGCCCAGGTCTCCAACGAGCTGGCCCAGTTACGGCTTACCACCTCGGCATTCGTCGTGGTGGCGACCCGCGACGACCTCGCCGTGGGCGACGCCCTCTTCTCGGATGTGGTCCACATGGACCAGCTCACCAGGGCGGATGTGGAGGTGGTGCTGGAGCGCCGCCTCTCGGCCCATCTGAGTGCGGAGGTCGCGATCGACGAGGTGGCGTCGCAATTGGACGGACTCCCGATCGGTCAGGTGTTGCGGGTCTGCCACGAGGCGCTCGTCTGTGCCCTGTGGGAGGACCCGGACAAGCTCGTCGTCGAGGCACGTCACGTGTCGACAGCACTGGCACGTGTGGCGCGTAGGCACCACGTCAGTTAGAGAAGGGTTTAGTTGAATGTCACAGCCATACAACATCGGCGAGCCACCGGTCGGCGGGCGCGGCGGTACGCCGCAGAAGCAGCAACTGGCCGCTCCCAAGAACGTCAACCTGCAGTTCCTCGACGACACCTGGGAGCGGCTGCTCAACGCCATGGAACGGCTTGAGCAGGTGACGGAGGGCTTCCGTGCCCTCAGCGCCACGCGACTGGACAACCACCTGGACCGGGACGCCATCGCCGAGGACGAGCTCGGTGTGCGTACCGAGGTGCACCTCCAGATCGTCTGCCTGCAGCGGATCGTGCACCCGGTGCGGTCCGAGGGCCAGTGGATGATCGACGACTTCCTGAGCTGGTTCGGCGGCCGGGCCGGGCGGGAGATCGCAGCGGCCGACACCTACGCCGTACCGATCCTGCTCTGCGTCCTGGGCGCCCCCTACCAACTCCCGTCGCTCGACGAGGTGCAGCCCTCGGAGCAGGACATCCTCGACGCCACGGAGGCTGTCGCCCGAGGCCTCCACGAGTCGGACCGGATCGAGGAGCGGTTCCTCAAGGACCCTGCCGCCGAGGCCAGCCAGCACCAGCACCAGCGCGGAGATGTCGACGCCGGGCTGGACCGGCTTGCGCTCCTCGATCCGCACCTCGCCGGGTACCTCGCCATCGCCCCCGCCGAGCGGCCCGAACGCTACGAGCGACCCGAAGCAACCCCCCTCTAAGGAGACGACAGTGTCGCAGATGCCCGATCAGTACGGTCCCGCAGTTCGGGAGCCGGAAACCAAGGAGTGGTTCGACCTGGTCATGCGGTGCCCGGCCTGCCTCGCCGACAACGTCGAAGCGGGCCCGATCGGCCAGTGGTACCACGCCGTCGACAACGGAACCGTGCAGGTGGGGAGCAGCGCCCACTACCGCTGCCTCAGCTGCCAGCACACCGAGCACGTACGCAACTGGCGGTACGCCTGTGCCGCGCACCAGACCGACTACCGCCCCACGAACGCGGCCCACCTCTCCAACGCCCTCTCGACCGCCGGGCAGATCACCAGCATCGCCGGCCGTCAGTGGATGCAGCAGTTCGTCTCCAACCTCGGCGAGTGGTGATCCACCGCAGCACCGTCTGAGACCCCCGGCGTGAGCGCCGGGGGTCTCAGCAGTCGCAGGGGCCGCAGTCGCAGTCGGCCTTGCCGCAGCAGCGGCAGCAGTCGCAGCAATCGCAGCCTGAGCAGTCACCGCAGTCGGAGCACGGGCCGCTGCGCTTGCGCCCGCTCCACGGTCCGGGCCAGTCGCTGCGGCAGCAGACCTGGCACGTGCAGCACATCCACGTCCCGATCGCGCATCCGGTGAAGAATCCGTTCGGCCGCGGCGGGTGCTCGCTGATCGGCCACCAGCACGACCCGCCGCCGGGCTTCCGCGGCTGCCGCGGCGGTTTGCCCGGCTGGATGACCGGCGGGTAGTACCCCGGATCGGAGGCGGAGAAGGTCCGGGTGACCGCGTGGTCCAGCTCGTGCACGAGCAGTGCGTGGACCAGCGCCTTCCGGGTGAAGGTGACCTCATGCAGGGCCAGCCGGATCCCGGCCATCGCGTCCCGGGCGAGCCGGCCGGCGTCGAGCGTCGTCGCACCGGTGGCGAGCAGCGGGTTCCACGCGCCGGTGAGCCGGTCCTGATCGAGATCCTCGGCGGCGTCGACGAGGTGCGCGATGCGCCCGAAGAGCCGGCCGGCCTCGGCGAGGGCTTCGGCGTTCTCCGGTCGACCGGCGAGGACGGCGGTGTGCGCGAACGCGGCGGCGGTGGCGATCTCGGTGGGCTCGGTGAGGGTGAGCAGTGGCGTACCCACCGATGCCGCGAGCTCCAGCGAGCGCTGCTCGGCGACTGCGGTGAGCAGGACTCCGGTGTCGAAGCCGACGAGCACGCCGGTCTCCCGCGCGGCCTTGGCCCAGCGGCGGGCGACGAGGTTGGCCCCGGCCGCGACGGGCTTGCGGCGGTAGATGCCGTCGCGGTCGTCCACGTGATCGCGCAGCTTCGCCGACGCCAGCACCAGCGAGACCGCGGCCGCGAGCTGCGCCGATCCCCCGATCGCCACCGAGGCGCCGCGCATCCCCCGCAGCGCGCACGGGCCGGCCGAGCGGCGCTGCGCCGCCGGTGCCTGTGCCTCGACGAGCGCGGAGATCAGCAGCCCGTCGTAGTTGGTGACGAGCCGGGCGGCGTGCCCGTGCTGGTCACGCAGGGACAGGCACATGCCGCAGAGGTGGCCCAGCCACTCGTCGCGCAGTGACGCGGAGAGGCTGTGCTGACAGGGGCGAATGATCCCGAACACGACCGGCAGCATAGGCGGTCATGGCTACTCGGGCTAACCGCCGGAGTCGTCCATCTCGGCGCCCTCGGGGACGCACATGTCGTCGCGGTCGTCGAGCCACCCGGCGGGCAGGAAGACCTTGCCGGGCGAGTTGGTCCGCCCGCGCGGCTGCCCCAGCTCCGAC
It contains:
- a CDS encoding quinone oxidoreductase family protein codes for the protein MRAIQITEPGGPEVLVATEVDAPQPGPGEVAVEITAAGVNFIDIYHREGRYPVALPYIPGVEAAGRVADLGPGVTGLAVGDRVGWVSHPGGYAERAVVPAKLLVPLPDGVDDETAAGVLLQGMTAHALTHDVYPVRPGDAILVHAAAGGMGLLLTQLITHLGGRVIGTTSTAAKEELARAAGAAEVIRYTEVDDLAAEVRRLTGGRGVAAVYDGVGAQTFDASLASLHLRGTLALFGGASGPVPPFDPMRLMASGSISLIRPTLGHFIVEREELLRRSSDVLGWVADKTLAVSITERYPLAEAARAHTDLAGRRTTGKLLLLP
- a CDS encoding threonine/serine dehydratase, with translation MITRDDVDAATVRIAGRVRRTPLIEGDRPTSWLKLEYLQHTGSFKARGAVNRVLGARESGELTATGGIVVASGGNAGLANAYAARAIGVAATVFVPETAPAVKVAKLRAMGATVVQHGSEYAVAYEAAVKFAADTGAVYCHAYDQPEIVAGAGTTATELLLQVAGRGAGVDTIVVAVGGGGLMAGVAAAVEGVARVVAVEPVTIPTLHTALDRGGPVDVAVSGIAADSLGARRIGDIAYAVAVRTGVQSVLVADEEIIEARRRLWQERRIVVEHGAAAALAALTSGVYRPEPDERVAVILCGANTDPSDL
- a CDS encoding VOC family protein — its product is MTVTGRVLGTLPASDLARAKDFYARNLGLKPVKETDAGLVFECGDNSRILLFPSTGRASGDHTQAVFEVADVSGEVATMKANGITFEEFDLPGMRTEDGVVTMEGVESAFFHDSEGNLICISQHVDV
- a CDS encoding PhzF family phenazine biosynthesis protein — its product is MTEVLRYSAFATDPDAGNPAGIVLDAEALTADEMLAIAAEVGYSETAFLSPLPGDDRRYAVRYFSPQVEVPFCGHATIASAVAVAERFGPGTLHFETKAGLIVIETSLDGDGQPTATLTSVPTSVSPIAGADLDALLDALGWAPDDLDPALPPMVGYAGAFHPVLAAGTRERLAALDYDFDALRDLMLSRDWTTIALVWRESATTFHVRNPFPVGGVVEDPATGAAAAAFGGYLRSLELVDPPVTLTLHQGEDLGRPGLLTVGIPADADTVRVTGNAVAMPA
- a CDS encoding AAA family ATPase, whose amino-acid sequence is MFEQAPAGVVRLTAAVDEPRHRGMHLAAVCTAVAEQLGVATVIATKPVHARLVNPRTGEQGFARLHISDEVKPTTIAAQGYILRNAGAVEGDDLDIELWDPITQAAPATSITLHRVDSGLSFGDGREQAHNTRQRLTDSALSLTVGHGFSLPLGGGEATFEVTAAEPAAAAVRCTSETEVVIALPDSDHLTGSTNRPVPQRAVFDDIGGLDGPLQQIAELVVWPAKYPELFERLGIRTARGIILHGPPGNGKTLLARSVARLLGASFFAVNGPEVLSKFYGESEQRLRKVFEDAAREQPSVIFLDELDSLAPSRDNVSGDLEVRLVSQLLTLMDGLTDRGQVVVIGATNRPSAIDPALRRPGRFDREVEIGPPDHDGRHAILLVHTREIPLADDVDLMAIAEMTVGYVGADLASLCQEAAMASARRTLDDHRRQAAVGDALPVAAVSVCQADFVEGLRHVQPSAFREQRQVVVGPDWDDLVGLANAKRALTELIDWPMSKSTSLKQLGIDLGGGIMLSGPALSGKTALVAALAKRLSASLIHLPSVDLLSPWVGESERLVRNAFTKARHASPSIVLIDNFEQLAAAGSDLSRRVLAQVSNELAQLRLTTSAFVVVATRDDLAVGDALFSDVVHMDQLTRADVEVVLERRLSAHLSAEVAIDEVASQLDGLPIGQVLRVCHEALVCALWEDPDKLVVEARHVSTALARVARRHHVS
- a CDS encoding DEAD/DEAH box helicase is translated as MAVDTAVRDQAEAVLRRLAGDDARLREDQWRAIEALIEGRRVLCVQRTGWGKSAVYFVATALLRARGHGPTVIVSPLLALMRNQVEAAARAGVQARTINSANLDEWDEITAEIADGSVDVLLISPERLNNPDFRDSVLPKLAATTGLLVVDEAHCVSDWGHDFRPDYRRLRTMLAELTPGTPVLATTATANERVTADVAEQLGEALVLRGPLDRESLRLGVISLPSAAHRLGWLADRLDELPGSGIIYTLTIAAAHETAEFLGARGYPVAVYTGQSEDADRRVAERDLLDNKLKALVATSALGMGFDKPDLGFVVHLGAPASPIAYYQQVGRAGRAVASAEVVLLPGSEDEAIWKYFASLAFPPEEQVRRVLDALATSDRPLSTPALEVQVELRRARLELMLKVLDVDGAVRKVRGGWTSTGEPWRYDTERHQRIVAARSAEQQSMRDYAKLTGCRMEFLRRCLDDPAAAPCGRCDRCTGSGLSAEVSAAALDAAYSFLGRPGLQIEPRKLWPTGLAAVGVPLSGRIPADEQAWPGRAVGRLTDLGWGARLRELLAEGTPDTVATPEVLAAVIEVLKAWAHGDDPWPERPRGVVMLASRRRSRLVTSVAEHVSRVGRLPLLGTIDQTGDAAPASVNSAQRVRSLHGSFVVGSEVADALAGLGGPVLLVDDLVDSGWTMALAARELRLAGAAAVLPLALASAS